One window from the genome of Bubalus kerabau isolate K-KA32 ecotype Philippines breed swamp buffalo chromosome 17, PCC_UOA_SB_1v2, whole genome shotgun sequence encodes:
- the PSMD7 gene encoding 26S proteasome non-ATPase regulatory subunit 7, whose protein sequence is MPELAVQKVVVHPLVLLSVVDHFNRIGKVGNQKRVVGVLLGSWQKKVLDVSNSFAVPFDEDDKDDSVWFLDHDYLENMYGMFKKVNARERIVGWYHTGPKLHKNDIAINELMKRYCPNSVLVIIDVKPKDLGLPTEAYISVEEVHDDGTPTSKTFEHVTSEIGAEEAEEVGVEHLLRDIKDTTVGTLSQRITNQVHGLKGLNSKLLDIRGYLEKVATGKLPINHQIIYQLQDVFNLLPDVSLQEFVKAFYLKTNDQMVVVYLASLIRSVVALHNLINNKIANRDAEKKEGQEKEDSKKDRKDDKEKEKEKSDVKKEEKKEKK, encoded by the exons ATGCCGGAGCTGGCGGTGCAGAAGGTGGTGGTCCACCCGCTGGTGCTGCTCAGTGTGGTGGATCATTTCAATCG AATAGGCAAGGTTGGAAACCAAAAACGTGTTGTTGGTGTGCTTTTGGGGTCATGGCAAAAGAAAGTACTCGATGTATCCAACAGTTTTGCag TTCCTTTTGATGAAGACGACAAAGATGATTCTGTCTGGTTTTTAGACCATGATTACTTGGAAAACATGTATGGAATGTTTAAGAAGGTCAATG ccAGAGAAAGAATAGTTGGGTGGTACCACACAGGCCCTAAACTACACAAGAATGACATCGCCATCAATGAACTCATGAAAAGATACTGCCCTAACTCA GTATTGGTCATCATTGATGTGAAACCAAAGGACCTGGGACTGCCCACAGAAGCATATATTTCAGTGGAAGAAGTTCATGAT GATGGAACTCCAACCTCAAAAACATTTGAGCACGTGACCAGTGAAATTGGGGCAGAGGAAGCCGAGGAAGTCGGAGTTGAACACTTATTACG AGACATCAAAGACACTACAGTGGGCACTCTTTCCCAGCGGATCACAAACCAGGTCCATGGTCTGAAGGGACTCAACTCCAAGCTCCTGGACATCAGGGGCTACCTGGAGAAGGTGGCCACGGGCAAGCTGCCCATCAACCACCAGATCATCTACCAGCTTCAGGACGTCTTCAACCTGCTGCCGGATGTCAGCCTGCAGGAGTTTGTCAAGGCCTTTTACCTGAAGACCAATGACCAGATGGTGGTGGTATATTTGGCCTCACTGATCCGCTCTGTAGTCGCCTTGCACAATCTCATCAACAACAAGATTGCCAACCGGGAcgcagaaaagaaagaagggcaagaaaaggaagacagcaaaaaggacagaaaagacgacaaagagaaagagaaggaaaagagtgatgtaaagaaagaagagaaaaaggagaaaaaataa